The genomic DNA GTCGGATTGATGCGCCCGAGCCGGACCACCACCACCGAGCCGGCCGGACTCCACTTGGCGGCGTTGTCGAGCAGGTTCAGCACCGCCCGGGACAACCCGGCCCCGTCGCCGTACACCTGCCAGCCGGCGATGTCGACGTCGAACTCAATGTCATTGCGGCGGCGGCGAACTCGTTCCAGACTGCGCTCGACGACCTCGGCCATCTCGACGGGCTCGTGGACCGTCACCGCGGCATCGTCGCGGGTCAGGTCGACCAGGTCGCCGACGAGGGTGGACAGCTCCTCGATCTGGGCGATGACGTCGGACTGCAGACCCGCCATCTCCTCCTCGGGGAACGGCGGCGCACCGGGTGCCATGGCCGCCATCAGCAGTTCGACATTGGTCCGCAGTGACGTCAGCGGTGTGCGCAACTCATGCCCGGCATCCGACACCAACCGGGCCTGCCGGTCTCTCGACTCGGCGAGCGCCCGCAACATCATGTTGAAAGCCTCTGTCAGCCTGGCCAATTCGTCATTGCCGTACACCGGGATGGGGCGCAGATCGTCGGTGCGGGCCACGCGTTCGGTGGCCTCGGTCAACCGGGCCACGGGTCTCAGCCCGGTCCGCGCGACCGTGCCACCGGCGATCGCGGCGACGGCCATGCCGATTCCACCCACGATGAGCAAAATGGTGCCCAGCCGTTTGAGCACCTGGCTGGTGGGCCAGAGATTCTTCGAGATCAGCAGCGAGTTACCCGACTGCAGATGCACCGCCAGCACGCGCTGATAGTTGGTGGTACGCAACGACATCAGCAGCTTGCCGGCGATGACGTCCTTCTCCGGCGTCCCGAGCGGCAGCGTCTGCCCCTGCTGATTCGCGGTGTAGATCGACTGGCCCGGGATGACGTACATCGCGTTGACGTCCGAGTAGGCGGTGCCCTCGATGGCCTTGCCGGGGTCGACGGCCAGCGAACCGCTCTCGATGAGCAGTTGCGCGCGGCTGTGCAACTGGTTGTCGATGTCGCCGTACAGCGCCTTGGACACCAC from Mycolicibacterium phocaicum includes the following:
- a CDS encoding HAMP domain-containing sensor histidine kinase, yielding MPATTPDGTVQHDASSVSLKWRVMLLAMSMVAMVVVLMSVAVYVVVSKALYGDIDNQLHSRAQLLIESGSLAVDPGKAIEGTAYSDVNAMYVIPGQSIYTANQQGQTLPLGTPEKDVIAGKLLMSLRTTNYQRVLAVHLQSGNSLLISKNLWPTSQVLKRLGTILLIVGGIGMAVAAIAGGTVARTGLRPVARLTEATERVARTDDLRPIPVYGNDELARLTEAFNMMLRALAESRDRQARLVSDAGHELRTPLTSLRTNVELLMAAMAPGAPPFPEEEMAGLQSDVIAQIEELSTLVGDLVDLTRDDAAVTVHEPVEMAEVVERSLERVRRRRNDIEFDVDIAGWQVYGDGAGLSRAVLNLLDNAAKWSPAGSVVVVRLGRINPTHAELVVSDWGPGIPPQERALVFERFYRSTTARAMPGSGLGLAIVKQVVLKHGGALRIEDTVPGGSPPGTSIHLVLPGRPSGVTATHRPSGLDVTGVTTENEPARTGEEV